The genomic segment attctttcaaatattaattattttttataaaaataaaaattacaataaataaaatttaacactatcaaatatttaatgtacaaaaatatattttttaatattaaataacaagatcaaagttataattgtataaattttaataataatatttaaataaaaataataattataaaaaaaataagaaatattaaatatatattttaaaagtaagttACTAAATtaggaataaaaatattaatttaaaaatttcaaattaccTAATAAACAATTATATCAATACAGAAATAGATAAGACATATACATTCTaaccttattttatttaaatttgagtaCTATTGATAGGCAAAATTTTCCATTAAAATAggacatattaaaataatatcactaAAAGAATTCACATagaattattttcaataatgtatacactattattttatgaaataaatgtatatatatatatatatatgcgtgtACACatggaaatatatataaaatatataaaatttgtatacattaatgtatttattttatttatttataattagtgATAATTTAGCCCATAATTCATAAGAAGAATTTACCATGTTTACTTTTGGCAGGTTACCAGGCTCCaaagatttgaatttaaaagagttgaaaaaaatttacaaaaaagtgAAGGTATAaactacaattatttttaattttttaatacagCAATATAATATACTAAGCAGCTACGATGAAAAAAAtactcataaatttttataagtaTCATAAATCACAAGTTATAGTTAAAGTAAATaccaataataataactaacatCAGTTAACAAGtacaaatatttgaaacaaaatcaaccacaaaaaaaaaaattatactgtAGAAAGTTAATATCTTTTTATGCATTAAAAATTAGGggttttataatataataacagaCAAATATCAAAAGCGgggttatttatttatatttaaattttaacataaatcaaacatttattgatataaacatttaaaaaaacatatttatgatAAAGTTTAATTGTGAGTatagttttaagtaatttaaaacTTCGCTGTAAAGTGGTaggatattttttatatgaattattataaaGTGACGTTTTTGGGCAACTTGCACCATACTTTATTCTTGGTCTATTGAAGATTGAAATAAACAAAGTGATAACGAAACGAAATTAGGTTAAATATTGAAAGAAAGAGACAGGAAAGTCCAGTTGCCAGTGTGAAAGAACCACAATAAAAGTCACCACTTTAAATCGGACGGAGGAaaaaaaaggtagaaaatcAACAGCGGAGAAGGGGTCACGTGGAAGAAGATAACACATGGCGATAGGTTAGTTGATGCGTCACGTCGGTGGAATAGAATATATAGAAACGAAGATAAGCTACCTTTTTCACAAAGTCAATAAAATCAGCATAAAACcgcaaaccctaattttttctCTCTAGATAGATACAcacagaagaaagaaagagattagacatagagagagaaagagattcCTTTTATCTCTTTCTCGCTCGTTCCTTCTTGGTTTCCCACTTTGTTTGTTGTGTCGTGGAAGTTGCAGAGCTTGACCTCAACCCACACCAAACCAAACCCCtttgttttctttatctctttttttctcaCAACCAATCGGGTTCAGGTATCTCTTTGCTTTTTTCGTCAAGATCTGGCGTTTTTCCTTTGCACCTCCTTGAATTTTCCGTGCCCTgcgattctttttttttttgcgatGATGCCATGCCCTATACTTTATTACTTTCTTCTCTAGGTTTAGATCTGATTCCACGCCACTCGATTCTGAGACCCCTTTCTTCGCTTTCATGGGTTCTATCGGTTCAAGGTCATTATTCTAACTTTGCAGTTGAAAGGGGTTCTTCCTGGGTTTCTGCTTGATTTGATGAACGAGGATGATGTAATCGAGCGGATCTTTTTTCTCGTCTTTTGATTGATTCTGTTTTGGTGAATTTTGGCCTTGTTGGTCGTTTTATGGTGGATCTTCTCTTGGTAATTTGCTTGGATTGTGTTTTCTGCTCGTTGTCTGCCTTTTAAGGTGATTTCAAAGTGTTTACAGGGACTGGTGTGGAGTTTGTTTATTATGATTGTATTTGGCAGTTAATTTTGGATCTAAGTAACTTTACGAGGGGATTTGGTTGACCAGAGGCTTAATTAAATTTGCAAACTGATGTTTTGTTAAATTGTTTTTTGCTTTGATCGCAACCAGTAATCAATCTGTTCATGGGAGTTTACGATCTTGTGTCTGTGTTGTGTTTTGCAGGTTGACGCCACTTCTTTGTCTTTACCTTAGAAGTGAGAGTAAGGCTAGGATTGTTTTACTCGGAAAGGAGAAGCTTTTTAGAGGATATATATGCCTACCTATGGTTAATTCAGTGCCTGATTTTTTGTAGCCTACTTCAATAAATTTGTTGAGGATTTTGCTATTCAATCGTAATAACTAAAGTTTAAAAGAAGGGTTTTTGACTTGTGAGCTCTTTAGAAGACTACTTTGGAGTCATGCCTGTTTCAGGACATGAAGAGGTGTTTATTTCCTTTCTGATTTACAGCTAACTACGATTAGAGAAGCATGCCAATTTGTTCTTTTTTGGATATTGATTACTTGATCTTCTATTGACAGACCGGGGTAAAGTCCTATGCTGGGCAGTTTAGTGGTTTAATTGCAGGTGTGCCTATCAAGAAAAGGAGGTTTCCTTCGTTTCAGCCTTCTTCCTCACCTGTGTCTGAGGAACCATGTTCTCTCTCTGAAGAAACTGAGTTACAACGTAAAGAAAATTCAAGCACTTCTCAAGGATCAACTTTATCAAATGCCAGTATTGCAGGTGCACCAATCAAGAAAAGAAGGTTTCCGTTTATTCAGCCTTTTTCGTCCTCTTTGGAAGAGGCTTCACGTTCAGAAGAAAGTGATGCCTTACGGAAGGAACATTCAAGCACCTCACCGGGTTCAACTCTTTCTACTAGTTCTTCTAGTTTATCTGATGCTAATGGAATCCCTGCGCTTGAAGATAAGAAAGCAAGTACTGATGTTGCCAATGCGAACACGGGGCAAAGCAACTCTATCTTCCTTATTCCGAAACTTGAGGAACCAAACCTTGGTACGCAATCGTGTACTTTGGATGTCAGGGATAGCAAAGAGACTGTGCTACTCAGTGAAGACATCAATAAAAAGTTGGAATCCCAAATTATCAAGGGCAATCCTGAACTCTTATTGGCTGCAAAGGAAGGTCTTGCTCTTAGCATTGGAACTGAAGTGAGCAAGCAAAATGTCAAAGATATTTGTAGAAAAGAGAGTCCTTTAGTTTCAGGAAGTACTAGTTTATCTTTAAGCTTAGAGGAACACCTCTTTCCAGCTGTTGAAAGTGTGGAGAATGACAAGAGTCGCCTAAAAATAGAGAAATCGGAATCTGTCTCACTGGAATTATCTTTAAGCAAGGAAGACTGCAGTTCTCACAGTTTAAATACTGATGCTAAAACTGATAGGAACAAGACTCCTGTTCATTCTAACAGGGCAAACTGGGATCTTAATACGACAATGGATGCATGGGAAGAATCTGGGACTGAAGCTGGCTTGGTTAAAACATGTGTTGATGGGCTGAAAATTACTGAAAATTTAGTTGTTGAAAAGCAGTTAATGTGTTCTACAGGGATGACCCGACCAACAAGTGTTCTATCTGTGAAGCCAGTGTGTGAAGAGAGTCAGAAAAAAGATTTCACTTTTCCATCAGCGATGTGTGGACAGCAATGTAAATTTGGTGACTCCAGTAATCTATCTCTTACTCCTTTTCTTCAGAAATATACTGAAGAGCCCGCTAAATTATCTGTTAAATTGAATTCTGGTAGTTCTATTCCCAATGTAAGCTTACCTAGTGTGGCGTTGGCAGCAGGTGATGCAAATACTTCTAGTTTTAGGCTGGTAAAGCCAGAACCGTTTGATGGGAACTTGAAAAAGGAATTGAAGGAAGCTAATACCTCTACGCCGGGTTCATTGGACAGCGTGACTGTGAAACAAGAACTATTTCCGCCTATCGTTGTAAAATGTTCTAAGTTGTCCAATGTTAGCAGTTTAATGAAAGCTGATGCTGTCTCAGTTAAACAGGAAGTAGACCATACAGGTAATCAGGAAAATTCCAATGCTGCTGTGAATAAAAGGGATCGGTTGGATAAAGAATTACAACAAGGATTGGATGACTCTTCTCCTTCATTGGCGATGTCTATTGTGCCTGATACAAAAATATCTGCCGAGGCAGCTTGTCCTCAAGCGAAACCTGGGTGTACAGCACAGTTATCAGCCAGTGAAAACACAGTAAGCCAGATTGAAAATATTAGTTCTACGAATGGAGACAATGTTGGGAAAGTTTGTCATGGAACTTGTTTAAATTCCGAGCAAGATACCATAGAAGCAGTTACTGTGCCTGTGGTTGATAATGGTTCAGAGTTGAAAAATTCTGGTCTGAAAATTTCTTCTGCTAGTACCGAGGAAAAAAATGCTGCCAATCGTGATGCATGCAGATTGAAACTCATGAATGAGCCTCTGGCTGCTACCCGGGGCTCTGCTGAAGGCTGTGCAAGTGATGAAGAAAAGATAACCCTGTCAGGTGACATGTTGGAGGATGTTTCTTATGGTTCCGATTACGAGTCAGACGAGAATCATGCTGTAACTATTCCTGTGGATACTGAGCGGtatgttgaagatgatgattatgAAGATGGTGAGGTTCGGGAACCACTGGATCCTTCCATAGCAGAGGACAACATATGTGAGGTAAGAGAAGTAGAGCACCCTGACTGTAGTAACTTTGTAAATAAGCAGATGGAGAAAGGAATGGTGAGTGGTGATTGTGCCGCTCAATATCAGGTAGTGGAAAATGACAACAAGACTGTAATTCAAAGTGAAATAAATTGTGAAGATGCTATGGACATTGAAATGCACGAGAGGTCTGGTAAGGTCGTTGACAAAAATGTGTGTCTGCAAGAATCATTGGAAGACGAGAAGTCCAGCATTGCTGCTCATGGCAACAAACCAGTTAATGTTTTGCAAAAGAAAGCATTAGATCTTGTGGAAGGTAAAAACGTCTCTGAAGCTCTGGTGACAGAATCACTTTCCAATCAAGCTACTGATGGAAGCAATGGGGTTGATGTCCAATGTGCTGATGAGGTTGTCAAAACAACTGACACTGTTAAACAAACTGATCTAGAATTGCCAAATATGGAATTGTCTGCAAATGCCAATGATGCATCCAAAGATGTTAATAATGGTGGTAATCCAGGTAGAATTATAGATCTGTCTCGAGCTACTAGTTCTTCATCCCCTGGTAAAACTAGGTCCATTTCGGGCAGATCACAACTGTCATCTCGACCTGCAAGAGATGTACTGTCTGACGCACTTGATGGGGATAAATTACAGAGAGGAAGGTATACTTTTTAGTAGTATGAATAACTTATTTCTCCTTTATCCACTGAGTTTGTTTTCGTATCCTCAAGTCGTATTcttcttgttttaattttcaGAGATGATGTTTATATTGATGGCCCTCACAAATTTTCAAGAGAAAGACATCAGGATATGTCCCCTAGAAACTCTAGGTTGAATTTTGGGCGTGGTCGAGGAAGACTCAATAGTCGTCTAGACTCAGTTCGTAGTGAATGGGAATCTGACCGTGAATTTTCTGGCGAGTTTTATAATGGTCCAAATCAGTTCCGTGGGCCGAGGCCTAAATATGCATCTGCTTTTGCCAATACTGATCTGGAGTACAACAATGTTGCACCCGATGGCTCATATGTTGGGAATGGTCGATTAGGCAGAAAGCCGATGAGTGATGGCTCTTATATAGCACCAAGGAGGCGTTCACCAGGAGGTAGAGATGGCATCCAAATTGGTCATAGAAATCCAAGAAACATTAGTCCAAATAGATGTATTGGTGATGGTTCAGACTTGGTTGGGGTGAGGCACAATGATAAATTTTTGAGAGGTTTGCCTGAGGATAACTTGGATGCAATGTTCACACGGCCCCAGACATTTGAGGGAATGGATGGTCGGTTTACAAGGGGGAGTAGGAATTTTTCTTCCATGCCGAGAAGAGGCCTTCCTCGAATGCGTTCCAAATCACCCATAAGATCTAGGAGTCGCTCACCCGGTCCATGGTCATCTCCGAGAAGGAGGTCTCCTAGAAGAAGATCCCCTGATAGTTTTGGTGGACATCCGGAACTAAACCATAGAAGATCACCGTTTTACAGGGTTGACAGAATGAGGTCCCCCGATCGCCCTGTTTTCCCTGCAGAGAGAGTGGTGAGGAGACATGGTTCACCCTCGTTTATGTCAAGACCTTCTAATGATATGAGGGACATTGATTCTGCCAGGGACCATGGGCATCCAAGGTCTGGTCGAATTCTAATCAGGAACCGGAGGTTTGATGTTGTAGATCCTCGGGACCGCACGGATAACGATGATGACTACTTTGGGGGCCCCATGCATTCTGGTAGGTTACTCGAGCTTAGTGGTGAAGGAAACGGTGAGGACAGAAGAAGGTTTGGAGAGAGACGAGGACCTGTGCGTACTTTCAGGCCTCCATACAATAACAACGTTGGTGAGAATTTTCACCTTAATGCAGAAGAGGGACCTAGGCACTATAGATTCTGTTCAGATGATTCAGATTTTCATGAAAGAGGAGGCAACAACATACGGGAAAGGGACTTTGACAGGCGAATGAAGGGGCGACCGGGAAATGTGCCACCACCCAGAAGAACAAGAAATATGGATGAGCAGGAAGAGAACTTCAGacatggtggtggtggtggtggaggaggaggaggaggacaGGTTTGGAGTGACGACAGTTTTGATGATATTTCACGGGTGAAGAGGAAAAGATTTTGATTTCCCCCTCATAGTCTTCTTATGGATAGTACATAAGCCTCCTGCGGAATGTTGGAGGAGTATTATGGAATTTACATTTGCTGGTTTTTCACCTACAGAATTAGAGTTAGATTATAATAATACTAATGCTCCTTTTCCTTACTACTACCTATAGCTTTAGATTCTAAAAAGCATGCGTGCGCATCATCAAATGTGGCAAAGATTTGTAGGGGAAGAAGTAAATTATGAAATGAAGGGTTGGTGAAGGAATGAGATGAAGTGTGGCTCCGAATGGAGGAAGGGTAATGTGCATGCAACCCAAcagacattttcatttttaataatttacttaCTGGAATGATGTTATTGGTTCTTTTCACTTTCCTGTTCCTACCAGCAATGGGAAGTagtactaaaataaaattaaaaatcaa from the Vigna angularis cultivar LongXiaoDou No.4 chromosome 3, ASM1680809v1, whole genome shotgun sequence genome contains:
- the LOC108325867 gene encoding uncharacterized protein LOC108325867, producing the protein MPVSGHEETGVKSYAGQFSGLIAGVPIKKRRFPSFQPSSSPVSEEPCSLSEETELQRKENSSTSQGSTLSNASIAGAPIKKRRFPFIQPFSSSLEEASRSEESDALRKEHSSTSPGSTLSTSSSSLSDANGIPALEDKKASTDVANANTGQSNSIFLIPKLEEPNLGTQSCTLDVRDSKETVLLSEDINKKLESQIIKGNPELLLAAKEGLALSIGTEVSKQNVKDICRKESPLVSGSTSLSLSLEEHLFPAVESVENDKSRLKIEKSESVSLELSLSKEDCSSHSLNTDAKTDRNKTPVHSNRANWDLNTTMDAWEESGTEAGLVKTCVDGLKITENLVVEKQLMCSTGMTRPTSVLSVKPVCEESQKKDFTFPSAMCGQQCKFGDSSNLSLTPFLQKYTEEPAKLSVKLNSGSSIPNVSLPSVALAAGDANTSSFRLVKPEPFDGNLKKELKEANTSTPGSLDSVTVKQELFPPIVVKCSKLSNVSSLMKADAVSVKQEVDHTGNQENSNAAVNKRDRLDKELQQGLDDSSPSLAMSIVPDTKISAEAACPQAKPGCTAQLSASENTVSQIENISSTNGDNVGKVCHGTCLNSEQDTIEAVTVPVVDNGSELKNSGLKISSASTEEKNAANRDACRLKLMNEPLAATRGSAEGCASDEEKITLSGDMLEDVSYGSDYESDENHAVTIPVDTERYVEDDDYEDGEVREPLDPSIAEDNICEVREVEHPDCSNFVNKQMEKGMVSGDCAAQYQVVENDNKTVIQSEINCEDAMDIEMHERSGKVVDKNVCLQESLEDEKSSIAAHGNKPVNVLQKKALDLVEGKNVSEALVTESLSNQATDGSNGVDVQCADEVVKTTDTVKQTDLELPNMELSANANDASKDVNNGGNPGRIIDLSRATSSSSPGKTRSISGRSQLSSRPARDVLSDALDGDKLQRGRDDVYIDGPHKFSRERHQDMSPRNSRLNFGRGRGRLNSRLDSVRSEWESDREFSGEFYNGPNQFRGPRPKYASAFANTDLEYNNVAPDGSYVGNGRLGRKPMSDGSYIAPRRRSPGGRDGIQIGHRNPRNISPNRCIGDGSDLVGVRHNDKFLRGLPEDNLDAMFTRPQTFEGMDGRFTRGSRNFSSMPRRGLPRMRSKSPIRSRSRSPGPWSSPRRRSPRRRSPDSFGGHPELNHRRSPFYRVDRMRSPDRPVFPAERVVRRHGSPSFMSRPSNDMRDIDSARDHGHPRSGRILIRNRRFDVVDPRDRTDNDDDYFGGPMHSGRLLELSGEGNGEDRRRFGERRGPVRTFRPPYNNNVGENFHLNAEEGPRHYRFCSDDSDFHERGGNNIRERDFDRRMKGRPGNVPPPRRTRNMDEQEENFRHGGGGGGGGGGGQVWSDDSFDDISRVKRKRF